One segment of Natronosalvus halobius DNA contains the following:
- a CDS encoding proteasome assembly chaperone family protein — protein MPSEPSFKVTSSADVSPSETLVIGVSTVGLAGLTAVDHLIKNNNSTEYGHILTRNIPDITPFEEGEPRLPLRLYDLPDLDLSILVGELFIPTWAADSFVEALLEWTSSAGIGEITVLHGVPFPHGPDEHDVFYVASTPYRTKQLEDTEIKPLKGGYLDGIASELITSNLTGKAPPTGALITPTHPPGPDFDSALLFLEALQRIYEFTIDEEELRHRADEVKQYYQELANQMERFGSGERPSGGYEFPEDRMFM, from the coding sequence ATGCCTTCTGAACCTTCCTTCAAGGTGACTAGTTCGGCAGATGTTTCTCCTAGCGAGACGCTTGTCATAGGAGTATCAACAGTTGGACTGGCTGGACTCACCGCTGTAGACCACCTCATCAAGAATAACAATTCTACAGAGTACGGTCACATCCTGACACGAAATATCCCTGATATAACCCCTTTTGAAGAAGGAGAACCACGCTTGCCACTACGCCTCTACGACCTACCAGATCTTGATCTATCGATACTCGTTGGCGAACTGTTCATCCCTACATGGGCAGCAGATTCGTTCGTTGAAGCCCTCCTGGAATGGACGTCATCGGCTGGGATCGGTGAGATCACTGTTCTTCACGGTGTTCCTTTCCCACACGGGCCTGACGAACACGATGTATTTTACGTCGCGTCTACACCCTATCGAACGAAACAACTCGAAGATACTGAAATCAAACCTCTCAAGGGAGGCTACCTCGATGGCATCGCCTCCGAATTAATAACCTCAAATCTCACCGGTAAGGCACCACCAACTGGCGCTCTTATCACCCCGACTCATCCGCCAGGGCCCGATTTCGATTCGGCCTTACTCTTCCTCGAAGCGCTTCAGCGCATCTATGAGTTTACAATCGATGAAGAAGAACTCCGTCACCGCGCTGACGAAGTCAAACAGTATTATCAGGAACTTGCCAATCAAATGGAACGCTTCGGAAGCGGTGAACGGCCCTCAGGAGGCTATGAATTCCCTGAAGATCGCATGTTCATGTGA
- a CDS encoding cation:proton antiporter, with protein sequence MVVIEPLSHHELFLVIVQLTLLLFVARLVGEAFSSIGQPAVVGELLAGVLLGPSLLGVVAPTVYESLFAVSESQFHLLEVISWIGLIMLLVVTGLETDIDLIISKGRTAVILSVGGIVVPFATGFALGWYLPVEFIGAPDQRLVFSLFIATAMSISAIPVIAKVLIELDVIRRDIGQLILAAGMIDDTIGWILLATVAGLARTGVVDLGSAAATILSVVVFLGVAFTIGRRVVAETIRWVDNAVGSDAALLSTLMIFALAAGAITHYMRLEAILGAFVVGVLVGQVKRFNYQVRRSFETMTLSIFAPLFFAIAGLRMDVAALADPTVFTIGVVVFAIACFGKFGGVMGGSRLAGLSKWEGITIGGGMNARGAMEIVVATIGLGLGILTTSMYSIIVAVAIATSLMAPAIMRWSIPKIEMGDAERKRMEREKYLKESFVNNLTRVLLPTRGTVDTQYAARLIGPLFRPLRTDLDLLYIDDSDASTVDGSHGWIGSRLLGRGRSDPRTTEQDESESAERVLTGLEKRLGEQTGSIRRLVRNAPDSVADTILENADARYDMIVVGERTLGSDPDGPLFSETIDRVVQEMPCPTMVVSTSESVKRDPRQIDEPIRRILLPTVGTQASRHAAEVAFTIAAEENALVEVAHVVARPGLSDQFVDSPDLTNELDVGNRIVDRDAEFGRRLGAKVVTTVTVSDKPGAELVDIADRNGADVIVMGTNTRPISQRAFFGPNVEYVVNNAPCPVTVLSSV encoded by the coding sequence ATGGTAGTTATCGAACCGCTCAGTCACCACGAACTATTTCTCGTCATCGTACAGCTGACGCTACTGCTCTTCGTCGCACGACTGGTAGGTGAGGCGTTCAGTTCGATCGGCCAACCAGCGGTCGTTGGAGAATTGCTCGCAGGCGTCCTCCTCGGACCATCTCTTCTAGGTGTCGTCGCACCTACTGTGTACGAGTCGCTGTTTGCGGTTTCGGAGAGTCAGTTCCACCTCCTCGAAGTCATCTCCTGGATCGGTCTCATCATGTTGCTGGTCGTCACCGGCCTCGAAACGGATATCGATCTCATCATCAGCAAGGGACGGACAGCAGTTATTCTCTCGGTCGGCGGTATCGTCGTCCCCTTTGCGACCGGCTTTGCACTGGGGTGGTACTTACCCGTCGAGTTCATCGGGGCGCCCGATCAGCGCCTCGTGTTCAGCCTATTTATCGCGACTGCAATGAGCATCTCGGCAATTCCGGTCATCGCGAAAGTCCTCATCGAACTGGATGTCATTCGACGCGACATTGGTCAGTTGATTCTCGCGGCAGGAATGATCGACGATACGATCGGCTGGATTCTGCTGGCTACAGTCGCCGGGCTCGCTCGAACGGGGGTCGTCGATCTCGGCTCGGCTGCGGCCACGATCCTGTCAGTGGTTGTGTTTCTCGGTGTCGCGTTTACGATCGGACGACGCGTCGTTGCGGAGACTATTCGATGGGTCGATAATGCCGTCGGTAGCGACGCCGCGTTGCTATCCACGCTGATGATCTTTGCACTCGCCGCGGGAGCGATCACCCATTATATGCGACTCGAGGCGATTCTCGGTGCGTTCGTCGTCGGCGTGTTGGTCGGCCAGGTGAAACGATTCAACTACCAAGTCCGACGGAGCTTCGAGACGATGACGCTCTCCATCTTCGCGCCGCTTTTCTTCGCCATCGCGGGTCTACGGATGGACGTTGCTGCACTGGCAGATCCGACCGTGTTCACCATCGGAGTCGTCGTCTTCGCAATCGCCTGTTTCGGTAAATTCGGCGGGGTCATGGGCGGTTCGAGACTAGCCGGGCTCTCGAAGTGGGAGGGGATCACGATCGGCGGCGGCATGAACGCCCGCGGGGCGATGGAGATCGTCGTCGCCACGATCGGCCTCGGACTCGGTATCTTGACGACAAGCATGTACAGTATCATCGTCGCGGTCGCCATTGCGACGTCGTTGATGGCGCCCGCAATCATGCGCTGGTCGATTCCGAAGATCGAGATGGGCGATGCGGAGCGAAAGCGCATGGAGCGGGAGAAGTACCTGAAGGAGAGCTTCGTGAACAATCTTACCCGCGTTCTGTTGCCAACGCGAGGAACCGTCGATACACAGTACGCTGCCCGGCTCATCGGGCCGTTGTTCCGGCCCCTCCGGACCGATCTGGACCTTCTCTACATCGACGATTCCGATGCGTCGACTGTCGACGGCAGCCATGGCTGGATCGGCAGTCGTCTCCTGGGTCGGGGAAGGAGCGACCCGAGAACGACGGAGCAAGACGAATCCGAATCGGCCGAGCGCGTTCTCACGGGGCTCGAAAAGCGACTCGGAGAACAAACGGGTTCGATCCGACGGCTCGTACGCAACGCTCCCGACAGCGTCGCGGATACAATTCTCGAGAACGCGGACGCCAGGTACGATATGATCGTCGTCGGTGAACGGACCCTCGGAAGCGATCCCGACGGACCGCTGTTCAGCGAGACGATCGATCGCGTCGTCCAGGAGATGCCGTGTCCAACGATGGTCGTCAGCACGTCCGAAAGCGTAAAGCGCGACCCCAGGCAGATAGACGAACCGATCCGGCGAATTCTTCTGCCGACGGTTGGGACCCAGGCTAGCCGCCACGCAGCTGAGGTGGCATTCACGATCGCAGCCGAGGAGAACGCTTTGGTCGAGGTCGCTCACGTGGTCGCTCGCCCGGGGTTGAGTGATCAGTTCGTCGACAGTCCAGACCTCACGAATGAGCTGGACGTCGGCAATCGAATCGTCGACCGCGACGCAGAATTCGGGAGACGACTCGGGGCCAAGGTCGTCACTACCGTTACCGTATCAGATAAACCCGGTGCGGAACTCGTCGACATCGCGGATCGAAACGGTGCTGACGTGATCGTGATGGGGACGAACACTCGGCCGATTTCCCAGCGAGCGTTCTTCGGTCCCAACGTGGAATACGTGGTCAACAACGCGCCCTGTCCGGTGACAGTACTGAGTTCGGTTTAA
- a CDS encoding YqjF family protein, which translates to MVVSLFMGWHHVCFANWPIDPELVEPRLPNRLTLDTYDGKAWLSVVPFTNVDVRPRVFPAGTGVSLPELNLRTYVTFDGNPGVYFFSLDADGIAGVAGARLFHHLPYYNASIDLTEENGRLRFTCRRLHPGARPVAFEATYGPSGGRTVAEAGTLAHFLTERYRYYTETPDGSIRYADIEHEPWPLYDAIVEIEENTLFEANGFTTPDSDPVHLYSSGVETIASKSKRMTASRVP; encoded by the coding sequence ATGGTCGTTTCGCTTTTCATGGGATGGCATCACGTTTGCTTCGCCAATTGGCCGATCGACCCGGAACTCGTCGAGCCGCGGCTCCCGAACCGCCTGACGCTCGATACCTACGATGGAAAGGCGTGGCTGTCGGTCGTTCCGTTTACGAACGTCGATGTCCGACCACGGGTATTCCCCGCTGGAACGGGAGTCTCCCTCCCCGAACTTAATCTCCGAACGTACGTCACGTTCGATGGGAACCCTGGAGTGTACTTCTTCAGTCTCGATGCCGATGGAATCGCGGGAGTTGCTGGGGCTCGCCTCTTTCATCACCTCCCGTACTACAACGCCAGCATTGATCTCACCGAGGAGAATGGGCGGCTTCGATTCACGTGTCGTCGCCTTCACCCCGGAGCGAGGCCAGTTGCGTTCGAAGCGACGTATGGACCGAGCGGCGGTCGAACCGTTGCGGAGGCAGGCACGCTCGCTCACTTTCTCACGGAGCGCTACCGCTACTATACTGAAACCCCGGATGGGTCCATCCGCTACGCTGACATTGAGCACGAACCGTGGCCGTTATACGATGCTATCGTCGAGATCGAGGAAAACACGCTCTTCGAGGCAAACGGATTCACGACTCCGGATTCCGATCCAGTTCACCTCTACAGTTCCGGCGTTGAGACCATCGCTTCTAAAAGCAAACGGATGACTGCGTCACGCGTTCCGTGA